The genome window GTCGGGCATAACGTGACGCTGCAGCCGGCCCCAGCAGCCGCCGGCTGAGCGTCGCAGCGCCTCAATTGGTGAAACCACAGCGGTTGCCGCCAGTCTATAGAGGTGGTTGCCCTGCGCCATCGATGCACGTACCGCTGCACGGTGGCGGCTACGCGTGTGCGTGCGCTGCCGTTCGCCAACTTTTTGCCATCAGGTGATCGCTTAATGCCGTTTTATGTACTCCGTTCCTCGCTGCTCACCGGGTTGATCCTGCTCGGGTCTACGGCCGCTTTGGCACAGGTGCCCCAGGCGATGCCGCCATCGCCCGCTCCGGGTCCCAATCGCGCCGCTCCCACACCGGCCCAAACCAGGTTTGGCCTCACCAGCAACGGGAAGACCGGCGTCGAGTCCGTGGATACATCGCTCTCGTCGCCACTGACGCTACAACGGGCTATATCGATTGCGCTGTACCGTCAGAATTCGATTGCCGTCGCCGGGTTCGGCATCGAAAGCGCCCGCCAGGGCGTCACCGTGGCGCGGTCCGCCTACTATCCGCAGGTGGTGCCAAACTTCCAGTACCAGGCCAATCTCACCCCGCAGCGGGGTGGTTCCTCCAACTCCAGCTCCACCGCGGATGGTATCGTTGCCAAGGAGTTGATCCTGGACAGCGGCCAGCGGGAAGCGACGCTCGGGCAGGCACGCCAGTCGCTCTTTGCCCAGCAATATGCTTTTGCCGATACGCGGCAGCAGGTGATACTCGCTGTTACCATCGATTACTTCAACCTGCTGCGTGATCGCGCATTGACACAGGTTCAGCAAGAGAACGTCCGCCTGCAGCAGACGAATGTTACCAATATCAACACTCAGGTAGCGGCTGGCACCGAAGCTGCCGTGGACAAACTGCAGGGCGTCGCCGACCTGGCGAATGCGCAAGTTGCGCTTCTCCAGGCGCAAACCACGGCAATACAGGACGAAGCTACGCTGAAGAATGCGATGGGCGTTATCTCAAGCCAGCATCTGGATCTGCCCGCGTCTGAAACACCGGCAGCGCCGGACACAGCGCACACGCCACTACCGTTGGAGGCATGGGTCAACGCGGCCTACTTCAACCGGTACGATGTTCGAGCACAGCAGGATGCTTTGAATGCCGAGGGCTACAACGTGCGGACAGCAAAACTGAACGCCGGAATCTCGGTTCAAGCCAACATCACCGAGGGATACGAGATCGACCCGATCGCGGGCGAAGACCGCTCCTTTGTGGTGGCTCTTTCATACCCACTGTTTGACGGCGGACTGACCCGGGCGCAGGTGAAGGCGGCCGAGTCGCAGCAGCAGAGCGACCGGCGCAATCTCGATGAACTTGAACAGAACGTGCGCCTTGATGTGGAACTGGCGTACACGGCGCGTGAGCAGGCGCGCCAGCAGCTGGTTGCATCCCAGGCGGCCGTAGCTGCCGGCGATGCAAACTACACCGCGGCGTCGCAGCGGCTTCGGGAGGGCCAAGGCACCGTTCTCGACGTACTGAATGCCGAAGTGCAGCTGGTTACCGCGCGCGTTTCACTTGTGGATGCAATCTACGGCTTTCGTGTAGAGCAAGCCCAACTGGAGCGGGATGCCGGCGTCAATGACACCGCTTACGTTCCCAGTGTTCCGCACTCCATTCGAATCAAGGCTCCGGCGGCGTTTGCCGGCACAGCGATGCGGATGGCGCCTTAGCACCAGATACGTCGACTGCCAAAAGCCACGGTAACACCAATATGGCTGCAGATCAAACACCGATAATCGCCGTTACCGACGTTCAGCGGACGTACGAAATGGGATCTACCAGCGTCCACGCTTTGCGCGGTGTCACGCTGTCGATTCAACGCGGCGAGTTTGTAGCGATTATGGGTCCGTCAGGTTCGGGCAAATCGACATTTA of Armatimonadota bacterium contains these proteins:
- a CDS encoding TolC family protein translates to MPFYVLRSSLLTGLILLGSTAALAQVPQAMPPSPAPGPNRAAPTPAQTRFGLTSNGKTGVESVDTSLSSPLTLQRAISIALYRQNSIAVAGFGIESARQGVTVARSAYYPQVVPNFQYQANLTPQRGGSSNSSSTADGIVAKELILDSGQREATLGQARQSLFAQQYAFADTRQQVILAVTIDYFNLLRDRALTQVQQENVRLQQTNVTNINTQVAAGTEAAVDKLQGVADLANAQVALLQAQTTAIQDEATLKNAMGVISSQHLDLPASETPAAPDTAHTPLPLEAWVNAAYFNRYDVRAQQDALNAEGYNVRTAKLNAGISVQANITEGYEIDPIAGEDRSFVVALSYPLFDGGLTRAQVKAAESQQQSDRRNLDELEQNVRLDVELAYTAREQARQQLVASQAAVAAGDANYTAASQRLREGQGTVLDVLNAEVQLVTARVSLVDAIYGFRVEQAQLERDAGVNDTAYVPSVPHSIRIKAPAAFAGTAMRMAP